In the genome of Streptomyces pactum, one region contains:
- a CDS encoding N,N-dimethylformamidase beta subunit family domain-containing protein: MVTEQVRRWESGALAHGVNDPFGQGPLPWLRGSETYFDGTGRMVPWYVDPDGCGPAGGTCGHGPRTADDVHRQIKGFTSTPAAAPGEAIDFRITVDPPQQFAVDVYRIGHYAGDGAAKITTSPRLSGIVQPPPLTADRTVSCHHWWLSWRLQIPTYWNLGAYVAVLTTADGYRSHIPFTVRDDRPADLLLVLPDVTWQAYNLYPEDGRTGASLYHAWDEHGRLLGEQEAAVTVSFERPYAGAGLPLHVGHAYDFIRWAERYGYDLAYADTRDLHAGRVDPTRYRGLVFPGHDEYWSVPMRRAVEQARDGGTSLVFLSANTMYWQVELTPSPAGPDRLLTCRKRRGPGRSALWRETAAPEQELIGIQYAGRVPEPHPMVVRNAGHWLWEATGAGEGDELPGMVAGEADRYFPRTTLPPHIRRILLAHSPYTDGEGALRHQETSLYRAPSGALVFASGTFAWSPALDRPGHVDERIQRATANLLDRICKRD; this comes from the coding sequence GTGGTGACGGAACAGGTACGGCGCTGGGAGTCGGGCGCACTCGCGCACGGGGTGAACGACCCGTTCGGGCAGGGGCCACTGCCCTGGCTGCGCGGCAGTGAGACCTACTTCGACGGCACCGGCCGGATGGTGCCCTGGTACGTGGACCCGGACGGCTGCGGGCCGGCCGGCGGTACCTGCGGGCACGGTCCGCGCACCGCCGACGACGTACACCGTCAGATCAAGGGCTTCACCTCGACCCCCGCGGCGGCCCCGGGCGAGGCGATCGACTTCCGGATCACGGTCGATCCGCCCCAGCAGTTCGCCGTGGACGTCTACCGCATCGGCCACTACGCGGGCGACGGAGCCGCGAAGATCACCACCAGCCCGCGGCTCTCCGGCATCGTGCAGCCGCCCCCGCTGACCGCCGACCGCACCGTCTCCTGCCACCACTGGTGGCTGTCCTGGCGGTTGCAGATCCCCACCTACTGGAACCTCGGCGCCTATGTCGCGGTGCTCACCACGGCCGACGGCTACCGCAGCCACATCCCCTTCACGGTCCGCGACGACCGCCCCGCCGACCTGCTGCTGGTCCTCCCGGACGTCACCTGGCAGGCGTACAACCTCTACCCGGAGGACGGCCGTACCGGCGCGAGCCTGTACCACGCCTGGGACGAGCACGGCCGGCTGCTGGGGGAGCAGGAGGCGGCGGTGACCGTCTCCTTCGAGCGGCCCTACGCCGGTGCCGGTCTGCCGCTGCACGTCGGCCACGCCTACGACTTCATCCGCTGGGCGGAACGGTACGGCTACGACCTCGCCTACGCCGACACCCGGGACCTGCACGCCGGGCGCGTCGATCCCACCCGCTACCGCGGCCTGGTCTTCCCCGGGCACGACGAGTACTGGTCGGTGCCGATGCGCCGGGCCGTCGAGCAGGCCCGGGACGGCGGCACGTCCCTGGTCTTCCTCTCCGCCAACACCATGTACTGGCAGGTGGAGCTCACCCCCTCGCCGGCCGGCCCGGACCGGCTGCTCACCTGCCGGAAGCGCCGGGGGCCGGGCCGCTCGGCGCTGTGGCGGGAGACCGCCGCCCCCGAGCAGGAACTGATCGGCATCCAGTACGCGGGCCGGGTTCCGGAACCGCACCCGATGGTGGTGCGCAACGCGGGCCACTGGCTGTGGGAGGCCACCGGCGCCGGGGAGGGCGACGAGCTCCCCGGGATGGTCGCGGGGGAGGCCGACCGCTACTTCCCGCGTACCACCCTGCCCCCGCACATCCGGCGCATCCTGCTCGCCCACTCGCCCTACACCGACGGCGAGGGCGCGCTCCGGCACCAGGAGACCTCCCTGTACCGGGCGCCCAGCGGGGCCCTGGTCTTCGCCTCGGGCACGTTCGCCTGGTCACCGGCGCTGGACCGGCCCGGTCACGTCGACGAACGCATCCAGCGCGCCACCGCGAACCTGCTGGACCGTATCTGCAAACGGGACTGA